In Sphingopyxis sp. DBS4, one genomic interval encodes:
- a CDS encoding DUF3365 domain-containing protein, translating to MIARASLPFLAVLLLGACASDKAAPDQGMMVREAQARSEVLADRFQKELLSALTTAMATEGPQGAIGVCSSIAPALAAQLSEESGASVRRTALRARNRAAKADATEQRVMEGWANAPLGEDGKPRRWTAHEGDQYRYMRAIPTMPMCLACHGENIAPEVTAAIRANYPGDQATGFAPGQLRGAFSIRWDEAALSRAIRKGETAQ from the coding sequence ATGATCGCCCGCGCTTCCTTACCGTTTCTGGCCGTGCTGTTGCTCGGAGCCTGCGCGTCGGACAAGGCCGCCCCGGATCAGGGCATGATGGTCAGGGAAGCGCAGGCCCGTTCCGAGGTCCTGGCTGACCGCTTCCAGAAGGAGTTGCTGAGCGCCCTCACCACCGCGATGGCGACTGAAGGGCCGCAGGGGGCGATCGGCGTCTGTTCGAGCATCGCCCCGGCGCTCGCGGCGCAACTCTCGGAGGAAAGCGGTGCGAGCGTCAGGCGCACGGCGCTGCGCGCCCGCAATCGGGCAGCAAAGGCCGACGCAACCGAGCAGCGCGTCATGGAAGGCTGGGCGAACGCACCGCTGGGCGAGGACGGCAAGCCTCGGCGCTGGACGGCGCATGAAGGCGATCAATATCGCTATATGCGCGCCATCCCCACCATGCCGATGTGCCTTGCCTGTCATGGCGAGAATATCGCGCCCGAAGTGACGGCGGCGATCCGCGCGAATTATCCCGGGGATCAGGCGACGGGCTTTGCGCCGGGCCAGCTTCGCGGGGCCTTCTCGATTCGCTGGGATGAGGCGGCCTTGTCCCGCGCGATCCGGAAAGGAGAAACGGCCCAATGA
- a CDS encoding DUF2202 domain-containing protein encodes MATAELTKILLDALDDERKAEATYAAVIDRFGPVRPFSNIIEAEQRHAAALERQLARLGIDVPPNPWAGKVTAPAALAQACESAVQGEIENIALYDRLIPMIDDPAARQVMENLQAASRERHLPAFRRCLERERGGGRGRG; translated from the coding sequence ATGGCCACGGCAGAGCTGACGAAGATCCTGCTCGATGCGCTCGACGATGAGCGCAAGGCTGAGGCGACCTATGCGGCGGTGATCGACAGGTTCGGCCCGGTCCGGCCCTTCTCCAACATCATCGAGGCCGAACAGCGTCACGCTGCGGCGCTCGAACGCCAGCTCGCACGATTGGGAATTGATGTGCCGCCCAACCCGTGGGCCGGGAAAGTGACGGCGCCAGCCGCGCTCGCACAGGCCTGCGAAAGCGCGGTCCAGGGCGAGATCGAGAACATCGCCCTTTATGACCGGCTGATTCCGATGATCGACGATCCGGCGGCGCGCCAGGTGATGGAAAATCTGCAAGCCGCCTCGCGCGAACGTCACCTACCCGCCTTCAGGCGATGCCTCGAACGCGAGCGCGGCGGTGGTCGTGGGCGCGGGTGA
- a CDS encoding prolipoprotein diacylglyceryl transferase family protein, translating to MERLFAVLGIVVFMATANWIGRRHGPDSDKAAWRALLVGLVAARLGFVAQNWPAFAVEPLSILYVWQGGFSPLIGLVSAAIVLVISLRRSRALPPLGLAFMGCAGAALAATALFLASAQRPLPQGVVLQSLDGGTSSLDDRMGKPFVINLWATWCPPCQREMPMMVTEAARSPVPILLVNQGEDAAKVRAWLDGKHLGSTDVHLDPNQNAAAAIGSAGLPATLFVDSKGVIRVLHVGEISRAALLAGLRGLE from the coding sequence TTGGAGCGGCTGTTCGCGGTCCTTGGGATCGTCGTCTTCATGGCGACGGCGAACTGGATCGGCCGTCGCCATGGCCCGGACAGCGATAAGGCCGCATGGCGCGCGCTGCTCGTCGGCCTCGTCGCGGCGCGCCTGGGCTTCGTAGCACAGAACTGGCCCGCTTTCGCGGTCGAACCCCTGAGCATCCTCTACGTCTGGCAAGGAGGTTTCTCGCCACTGATCGGCCTTGTGTCCGCCGCGATCGTGCTGGTCATATCGTTACGACGATCGCGGGCGCTGCCGCCTCTGGGACTTGCGTTCATGGGCTGCGCCGGGGCTGCCCTCGCTGCCACCGCATTGTTCCTTGCCTCGGCGCAGCGACCTCTGCCGCAAGGCGTCGTTCTCCAGTCGCTCGATGGCGGAACAAGCTCCCTCGACGATCGCATGGGCAAGCCGTTTGTCATCAATCTCTGGGCGACGTGGTGTCCGCCGTGCCAGCGTGAAATGCCGATGATGGTTACAGAAGCGGCGCGCTCGCCCGTGCCGATCCTGCTTGTCAACCAGGGCGAGGACGCGGCGAAGGTGCGCGCATGGCTGGACGGCAAGCACCTTGGATCGACAGACGTCCATCTGGACCCAAACCAGAACGCGGCGGCGGCGATCGGATCTGCGGGTCTCCCCGCCACGCTGTTCGTTGATAGCAAGGGCGTCATCCGCGTGCTGCATGTCGGCGAGATCTCGCGTGCCGCCCTACTCGCGGGATTACGGGGTCTGGAATAG
- the cydX gene encoding cytochrome bd-I oxidase subunit CydX — MWYFSWVLGVGLAVSFGILNGMWHEFHSDPDDDPAA; from the coding sequence ATGTGGTATTTCAGTTGGGTTCTGGGTGTCGGCCTCGCCGTCAGTTTCGGCATCCTCAACGGCATGTGGCATGAGTTCCACTCTGATCCCGATGATGACCCGGCTGCCTGA
- the cydB gene encoding cytochrome d ubiquinol oxidase subunit II yields MAPPIDYETLRLIWWLLMGVLLIGFTLTDGFDLGTAALLPFVAKTDAERRLVINSIGATWEGNQVWFILGGGAIFAAWPFVYAVSFSGFYLAMFLVLAALILRPVGFKYRSKKPDAAWRSRWDWALFIGGFVPALVFGVAVGNVLTGIPFRLDSDLRSFYEGSLLGLFHPFSLVAGLLSVAMIVLHGASWLAIKIERGAVHDRARTFGQIAAGASILLFALGGVMIATMGYGFRLTHGADPLGPSNPLLSGTVAAPGAWLDNYGAHPWMLVAPILGFAGPLLAWIGIRKGREALAFGGSSIGAVGIIATVGLSMFPFILPSSIDPASSLTVWNASSSHVTLFIMLAVTAVFLPIVLIYTAWVYKVLFGRITLRDVDTNPDFY; encoded by the coding sequence ATGGCACCTCCCATCGACTATGAAACGCTCCGGCTGATCTGGTGGCTCCTGATGGGTGTCCTCCTGATCGGCTTCACCCTGACCGACGGCTTCGACCTCGGCACCGCCGCGCTGCTGCCCTTCGTCGCGAAGACCGATGCCGAACGCCGCCTCGTCATCAACTCGATCGGCGCGACGTGGGAGGGGAACCAGGTCTGGTTCATCCTCGGCGGCGGCGCGATCTTCGCGGCCTGGCCGTTCGTCTATGCGGTCAGCTTCTCGGGCTTCTACCTCGCGATGTTCCTCGTTCTCGCCGCACTCATCCTGCGGCCCGTGGGCTTCAAATATCGCTCGAAGAAGCCCGACGCGGCATGGCGGAGCCGCTGGGATTGGGCGCTGTTCATCGGCGGCTTCGTGCCAGCGCTGGTATTCGGTGTCGCGGTCGGCAACGTGCTGACCGGCATCCCCTTCCGGCTCGATAGCGACCTGCGCTCCTTCTATGAGGGGAGCCTGCTCGGCCTGTTCCATCCTTTCTCGCTGGTCGCAGGGCTGCTCTCGGTCGCGATGATCGTCCTGCACGGCGCGAGTTGGCTCGCGATCAAGATCGAACGCGGCGCGGTTCACGATCGGGCCCGCACCTTCGGCCAGATCGCGGCGGGTGCGTCGATCCTGCTGTTCGCGCTCGGCGGCGTGATGATTGCGACCATGGGCTATGGCTTCCGCCTGACGCACGGCGCTGATCCGCTCGGCCCCTCCAACCCGCTGCTGTCCGGCACCGTCGCGGCGCCGGGAGCCTGGCTCGACAATTACGGCGCGCATCCGTGGATGCTGGTCGCGCCGATTCTCGGCTTCGCGGGTCCGCTGCTGGCATGGATCGGTATCCGCAAGGGCCGGGAGGCGCTGGCGTTCGGTGGCTCGTCGATCGGGGCGGTGGGCATCATCGCTACCGTGGGCCTGTCGATGTTCCCGTTCATCCTGCCCAGCTCGATCGACCCGGCCTCCAGCCTGACCGTGTGGAACGCCTCGTCCAGCCATGTGACGCTGTTCATCATGCTGGCGGTGACGGCCGTCTTCCTGCCGATCGTGCTCATCTATACCGCCTGGGTCTACAAGGTGCTGTTCGGCCGCATCACGCTGCGGGACGTCGACACCAACCCCGACTTCTACTGA
- a CDS encoding cytochrome ubiquinol oxidase subunit I: MDMAVIELSRLQFALTALYHFLFVPLTLGLSFILVIMESIYVMTGREIWRTVTRFWGKLFGINFVLGVATGITMEFQFGTNWSYYSHYVGDIFGAPLAIEGLMAFFLEATFVGLMFFGWDKLSRVGHLLTTFMVALGSNLSALWILVANGWMQNPVGSRFNPATMRMEVSDFMAVLFNPIAQAKFVHTVSAGYVCASVFVLGVSAWYLLKGKWTAVAKRSFTVAAAFGLASSLSVVVLGDESGYALTDNQKMKLASLEAMWHTEPAPAGIAVIGFPSVADRETYFEVKIPYVLGLISTRSLTGEVSGIFELVAKAQDRIEHGIKAYDAVERLKLNQNDLAAREQFERSKADLGYALLLKRFVADPRAATPEQIEKAAWSTVPNVPVMFWVFRVMAGLGFFFIAFFGAAFWMASVRRFGCDNRFCRTFLRAAVWIIPLPWIAIEFGWILAEVGRQPWAIEGVLPTFLAASSLTVGQLWTTIIGFTLLYGALAVIEVRLMLAAIRKGPDEHRATAPTPASPNGYAPIPAE; this comes from the coding sequence ATGGACATGGCCGTGATCGAACTCTCCCGGCTGCAATTCGCGCTGACAGCACTCTACCACTTTCTCTTCGTTCCGTTGACCCTTGGCCTCTCCTTCATACTGGTCATCATGGAGAGCATCTATGTGATGACGGGCCGGGAGATATGGCGGACCGTCACGCGCTTCTGGGGCAAGCTGTTCGGCATCAACTTTGTGCTCGGCGTCGCTACCGGGATCACCATGGAATTCCAGTTCGGCACCAACTGGTCCTACTATTCGCACTATGTCGGCGACATCTTCGGGGCGCCGCTCGCCATCGAAGGGTTGATGGCCTTCTTCCTCGAAGCGACCTTCGTGGGTCTCATGTTTTTCGGATGGGACAAATTGTCCAGGGTCGGGCATCTGCTGACCACCTTCATGGTCGCGCTCGGCTCCAACCTCTCGGCGCTGTGGATTCTGGTCGCCAATGGCTGGATGCAGAACCCGGTCGGATCGCGCTTCAATCCCGCGACGATGCGCATGGAAGTCTCCGACTTCATGGCGGTTCTGTTCAACCCGATCGCGCAGGCGAAATTCGTGCATACAGTGAGCGCGGGCTATGTCTGCGCCTCGGTCTTCGTGCTCGGCGTCTCGGCCTGGTATCTGCTCAAGGGCAAGTGGACGGCGGTGGCGAAACGCAGCTTCACCGTGGCGGCCGCTTTCGGCCTTGCTTCCTCGCTGTCGGTCGTCGTGCTGGGTGACGAAAGTGGTTACGCGCTTACCGATAACCAGAAGATGAAACTCGCCTCGCTCGAAGCCATGTGGCACACTGAGCCGGCACCTGCAGGCATCGCCGTCATTGGCTTTCCGAGCGTCGCGGACCGCGAGACCTATTTCGAGGTCAAGATCCCCTATGTGCTCGGCCTCATCTCGACCCGCAGCCTGACGGGCGAAGTTTCCGGTATCTTCGAACTGGTGGCCAAGGCGCAGGACCGTATCGAACATGGCATCAAGGCCTATGATGCGGTGGAACGGCTGAAGCTCAACCAGAACGACCTGGCCGCGCGCGAGCAATTCGAGCGGAGCAAGGCCGATCTCGGTTACGCCCTGCTTCTTAAGCGTTTCGTCGCCGATCCGCGGGCTGCGACACCCGAGCAGATCGAGAAGGCCGCATGGTCGACCGTGCCCAACGTGCCGGTCATGTTCTGGGTTTTCCGCGTGATGGCGGGCCTCGGCTTCTTCTTCATCGCCTTCTTCGGCGCGGCGTTCTGGATGGCATCGGTGCGGCGCTTCGGTTGCGACAACCGCTTTTGCCGCACCTTCCTGCGCGCTGCGGTCTGGATCATTCCCTTGCCGTGGATCGCGATCGAATTTGGCTGGATTCTCGCTGAGGTCGGCCGCCAGCCCTGGGCGATCGAAGGGGTCTTGCCGACATTCCTTGCCGCATCGAGCCTGACCGTCGGGCAACTCTGGACAACGATCATCGGTTTCACATTACTCTACGGCGCTCTTGCGGTCATCGAAGTGCGACTCATGCTGGCGGCGATCCGCAAGGGGCCTGACGAGCATCGCGCGACCGCGCCGACGCCGGCGAGCCCCAACGGCTACGCGCCCATTCCTGCCGAATAA
- the cydD gene encoding thiol reductant ABC exporter subunit CydD, with product MSNQIDRPGAALFWTADSGAAILMAAALAAGVVAAARGAPGNLLLAVGGLIAAALLRAAIQIGATDAGEAAAMAAKANWRKRVYPCILVAAPGDRRMLGETVADAVDRIEDLGGFHARFQPLRRAAVLSPLVIAVAATFASWVAGAIMLATLVPFALGMALAGTAAARAAARQLDALSRLSGLFVDRVRALPVIVGFGAQDRIGGHLADATREVAVRTIDVLKVAFVSSAIIEFFAALSVALVALYCGFNLLGILPFPAPEKLTLGQALFVLILAPEFYLPMRRLAAAYHDKQVGEAAVERLEAIAPAAPSRSRHPLEGPPALRFNDVVIDYGETAIGPFTLDVAAGTSFALRGATGSGKSSLLHALLGLAPIGRGRILIDERDAADVELPGHIGWAGQSVAFIPGTLADNIRLARPEAGDAEVEAAARSAGLGPMIAARGEGLGLPLDHRGSGLSGGERRRVGIARVLLKDAPLWLLDEPTADLDARSAADIARILASAAKGRTVFMVTHSTELAAIADNEMMLA from the coding sequence ATGAGCAACCAAATTGATCGACCGGGCGCGGCGCTTTTCTGGACCGCGGATAGCGGCGCGGCCATTCTCATGGCTGCCGCGCTCGCTGCTGGTGTCGTGGCAGCCGCGCGGGGCGCTCCTGGAAATCTGCTGCTCGCCGTGGGGGGACTGATTGCCGCTGCCTTGCTTCGCGCCGCGATACAGATCGGTGCGACCGACGCCGGCGAAGCCGCGGCCATGGCCGCCAAGGCGAACTGGCGAAAGCGCGTCTATCCCTGCATCCTCGTCGCGGCGCCGGGCGATCGCCGGATGCTGGGCGAAACGGTCGCCGATGCCGTCGACCGCATCGAGGACCTGGGCGGTTTCCATGCCCGCTTCCAGCCACTCCGCCGCGCAGCGGTCCTCTCTCCCCTCGTCATCGCGGTTGCCGCCACCTTCGCAAGCTGGGTCGCCGGTGCGATCATGCTGGCGACGCTCGTGCCTTTTGCCTTGGGCATGGCGCTCGCGGGCACGGCGGCCGCCCGTGCCGCCGCGCGCCAGCTTGACGCGCTCAGCCGCCTGTCGGGCCTGTTCGTCGACCGGGTGCGGGCCTTGCCGGTCATCGTCGGCTTCGGCGCGCAGGATCGCATTGGGGGGCACCTTGCCGACGCTACCCGTGAGGTCGCGGTGCGAACGATCGACGTGCTGAAGGTCGCGTTCGTATCGAGCGCGATCATCGAATTCTTCGCGGCGCTGTCGGTGGCGCTGGTCGCGCTCTATTGCGGCTTCAATCTGCTCGGCATCCTGCCTTTCCCGGCCCCTGAGAAGCTGACCCTGGGCCAAGCCCTTTTCGTTCTCATTCTCGCGCCCGAATTCTATCTCCCCATGCGCCGGCTTGCTGCGGCCTATCACGACAAGCAGGTTGGAGAGGCGGCCGTCGAACGCCTGGAAGCCATCGCGCCCGCTGCTCCATCGCGATCGCGGCACCCGCTCGAAGGTCCGCCCGCGCTACGCTTCAACGACGTGGTCATCGACTATGGCGAGACGGCGATTGGTCCGTTCACGCTGGACGTAGCCGCAGGCACCAGTTTCGCGCTGCGCGGGGCCACCGGAAGCGGAAAATCGAGCCTGCTTCATGCGCTGCTGGGACTGGCGCCGATCGGCAGGGGACGGATTCTGATCGACGAGCGAGACGCGGCCGACGTCGAGCTTCCCGGCCATATAGGCTGGGCGGGGCAATCGGTCGCGTTCATCCCCGGAACGCTCGCCGACAATATCCGCCTTGCACGCCCGGAGGCTGGTGACGCCGAGGTTGAAGCAGCCGCACGTTCTGCCGGCCTTGGACCGATGATCGCGGCGCGCGGGGAAGGCTTGGGGCTACCGCTCGACCATCGCGGTTCGGGCCTGTCGGGCGGCGAACGCCGCCGCGTTGGCATTGCGCGCGTGCTGCTGAAGGACGCGCCGCTCTGGCTGCTCGATGAGCCGACGGCGGATCTCGATGCAAGGTCAGCGGCTGACATCGCCCGGATATTGGCGTCGGCCGCGAAGGGGCGCACAGTCTTCATGGTGACGCACAGTACCGAGCTGGCTGCGATTGCCGACAACGAAATGATGCTGGCATGA